A region of Jonquetella anthropi DSM 22815 DNA encodes the following proteins:
- a CDS encoding TrbG/VirB9 family P-type conjugative transfer protein, with protein sequence MKVRDFGLSVLVLCLVTTGASAKQLFTSAEIASFNATGHFPAPAATEPVVPTVLSSQPGQPGDLSPDDPTMNQPDYYGPSESETPDPDEVRAIQEWEALDREIKLRDYDKLAMKLRQQYDEAKRAANPYMGQQGVVIFPYGEAVPRVTCRPFRVTDLRLAPGEEILGIHAGDTTRWTFEPSESIARGQSVKHVIIKPSTAGISTNLVINTNRRTYNLDLTATDGDKYLPSVAFSYPDGSESGDLNKLFVSGGSSSFAGGEKSKALNTSNLFTRYTLKVAGNKKLDWLPLAVFDDGMKTYINMPGNISEAPALYICLDGKDTLVNYRVSDGRYYVVDRLFDKAYLKLGAKRVAIIRQVPLSATPER encoded by the coding sequence ATGAAGGTTAGAGATTTTGGTCTGTCTGTTTTGGTTTTGTGCCTTGTAACGACTGGGGCGAGTGCAAAGCAACTGTTCACGTCGGCGGAAATCGCGTCGTTTAACGCGACGGGGCATTTCCCCGCTCCGGCGGCGACGGAGCCGGTCGTTCCCACCGTCTTATCCTCTCAGCCCGGACAGCCGGGCGATCTGTCGCCCGACGACCCGACCATGAACCAGCCTGATTACTACGGCCCGTCCGAGTCGGAAACGCCAGACCCTGACGAAGTTCGCGCCATTCAGGAATGGGAAGCGCTCGACAGGGAAATCAAGCTCCGGGATTACGACAAGCTGGCGATGAAACTGCGCCAGCAGTACGACGAAGCGAAGCGAGCCGCGAACCCGTACATGGGCCAACAGGGCGTCGTCATCTTCCCGTACGGCGAAGCCGTTCCGCGCGTCACCTGCCGCCCGTTTAGGGTAACGGATCTGCGGCTGGCTCCGGGTGAGGAAATTCTCGGCATTCACGCCGGCGACACCACTCGTTGGACGTTTGAGCCGTCTGAGTCGATCGCCCGCGGACAGTCGGTCAAGCACGTCATTATCAAGCCGTCCACGGCTGGAATCAGCACGAACCTCGTTATCAACACGAACCGACGGACGTACAACCTCGACCTGACGGCCACCGACGGGGACAAGTACCTACCGAGCGTCGCGTTCTCCTACCCGGACGGGAGCGAGTCGGGCGACTTGAATAAACTTTTCGTCTCCGGCGGCTCATCGTCTTTCGCCGGCGGGGAAAAGAGCAAGGCGCTCAACACGTCGAACCTTTTTACCCGCTACACCCTCAAAGTTGCGGGGAACAAGAAACTGGACTGGCTTCCTCTGGCGGTGTTCGACGATGGGATGAAGACCTATATCAACATGCCGGGAAACATCAGCGAAGCGCCGGCCCTCTACATCTGCCTTGATGGGAAAGACACGCTCGTCAACTACCGCGTCTCCGATGGCCGCTACTACGTTGTAGACCGGCTGTTCGACAAAGCCTACTTGAAACTTGGAGCGAAGCGAGTTGCGATTATCCGTCAGGTGCCCTTGTCGGCGACGCCTGAGCGTTAG
- a CDS encoding GatB/YqeY domain-containing protein, whose product MSTMLERICADLKTAMKSRQDREVAVLRLLKSEAQKLQADKGVSYQITDEDVQQIVRRQIKQRQEAAEQYAAGGAQERADDELAEAKILEGYLPPQMSRSELEALVQSTLDELGLTSPTAKDMGRIMGAVMPKVKGKADGTAVRAVVSDRMSR is encoded by the coding sequence ATGTCAACTATGTTGGAACGGATCTGCGCAGATCTGAAAACAGCCATGAAGAGCCGCCAAGACCGGGAAGTCGCTGTCCTGCGGCTTCTTAAGTCCGAGGCTCAGAAACTTCAGGCCGACAAGGGCGTCTCCTATCAGATCACCGACGAGGACGTCCAACAGATCGTCCGCCGGCAGATCAAGCAGCGCCAAGAGGCGGCGGAACAGTACGCCGCAGGCGGAGCACAAGAGCGGGCTGACGATGAACTGGCAGAGGCCAAAATCCTTGAAGGATACCTTCCTCCTCAGATGAGCCGATCTGAGCTTGAGGCGCTGGTCCAGTCTACGCTTGACGAGCTGGGACTTACGTCCCCAACGGCCAAGGATATGGGCCGGATCATGGGCGCTGTGATGCCCAAAGTCAAGGGGAAGGCGGATGGAACGGCCGTCCGGGCCGTCGTTTCCGATCGAATGTCCCGATAA
- the rpsU gene encoding 30S ribosomal protein S21, with the protein MTTVVRKENESIEDVLRRFKRDVSKTGVLREARKKEHYEKPSEAKKRKRQELSRRRARG; encoded by the coding sequence TTGACGACCGTGGTAAGAAAAGAAAATGAGTCGATTGAAGACGTCCTGCGCCGTTTCAAGCGGGACGTTTCGAAGACAGGTGTGCTTCGCGAGGCCCGGAAGAAAGAACACTACGAGAAACCGAGCGAGGCGAAGAAGCGGAAGCGCCAGGAGCTCTCCCGCCGCCGGGCGAGAGGATAA
- a CDS encoding histidine triad nucleotide-binding protein, with the protein MDKCPFCGIVQGQLSAQRVYEDQDVIAFKDVAPQAPVHILVVPKAHVQSASAVEDPALWGRLMTACTLVARQLKIEDFRLVVNCGAAAGQTVPHLHVHLLAGRLLGWPPG; encoded by the coding sequence ATGGATAAGTGTCCGTTTTGCGGTATCGTCCAAGGCCAACTGTCAGCGCAGCGGGTTTACGAGGACCAAGACGTCATAGCGTTCAAAGACGTGGCGCCTCAGGCCCCGGTGCATATTCTGGTTGTGCCGAAGGCCCATGTTCAGAGCGCCTCGGCGGTAGAAGACCCAGCGCTGTGGGGCCGCCTCATGACCGCCTGCACCTTGGTAGCCCGTCAGCTGAAGATCGAAGATTTTCGGCTAGTGGTCAACTGTGGAGCGGCGGCTGGTCAAACAGTCCCCCATCTTCATGTTCATCTCCTAGCAGGACGTCTGCTGGGCTGGCCTCCGGGCTAG
- a CDS encoding MiaB/RimO family radical SAM methylthiotransferase, protein MSLAGTAVRIEFLGCRVNAAEAEALASAFLSAGASVASDGPFDVGIVVTCSITAMADRKSRQLIGRLRRRCPRALLVASGCWAQGADEALAKKLGIDLLVGNGHKGEILALVERELSFRTSESSFYALRSPLAGVWDELDERTSVAHSRAFIKVQDGCDCRCSYCIVPSLRGPSVSRPLERTVAEARRLVEAGRTELVLTGVHLGQWGKESGRGLADLIEAVGNVPGLKRLRLGSLEPFGIDERDIDAMASLTVFAPHLHLPLQSGDDGVLRRMRRPGTSGQFLELVKKLRRALGDGLHVSTDVMVAFPGETDEAFARTLEVLQEARIGRIHGFIFSIRPGTPAARFPDQVDRQTGKRRLEELERLGRLLLDEQAARSLGRSVVVYAERGGKGAPSGYTGDYIEVHLPASYERDKWCTVQPIWKEDGVLYLERPNETNRPEADGPKN, encoded by the coding sequence GTGAGCCTCGCCGGGACGGCGGTCAGAATCGAATTTCTCGGGTGCCGGGTGAACGCAGCTGAAGCGGAGGCTCTGGCCTCCGCTTTTTTGTCTGCCGGCGCGTCGGTCGCTTCCGATGGGCCGTTCGACGTCGGAATCGTCGTCACCTGTTCTATTACCGCGATGGCGGACAGGAAAAGCCGTCAGCTCATCGGACGCCTGCGGCGGCGTTGCCCGCGGGCGCTTCTCGTCGCGTCCGGCTGCTGGGCCCAAGGGGCTGACGAGGCGTTGGCCAAAAAGCTGGGCATTGACCTGCTGGTGGGCAACGGGCATAAAGGCGAAATTCTCGCCCTCGTGGAGCGGGAGCTCTCCTTCCGGACGTCCGAATCTTCCTTTTACGCGCTGAGAAGCCCGCTGGCCGGCGTTTGGGACGAACTGGACGAGCGGACGTCGGTCGCCCACAGCCGGGCGTTCATCAAGGTGCAGGACGGCTGTGACTGCCGGTGCAGTTACTGCATCGTCCCGTCGCTGAGAGGCCCGTCGGTGAGCCGGCCTCTTGAGCGAACCGTTGCCGAGGCGCGGCGGCTTGTCGAAGCGGGACGAACCGAACTCGTTTTGACTGGCGTTCACCTCGGACAATGGGGAAAGGAAAGCGGACGTGGCCTTGCCGATTTAATTGAGGCGGTGGGAAACGTTCCCGGCCTGAAGCGGCTGCGGCTCGGCTCGCTGGAGCCGTTTGGCATTGACGAACGGGACATTGACGCCATGGCGTCTCTGACTGTCTTTGCCCCGCATCTTCATCTGCCGCTGCAGAGCGGCGACGACGGGGTGCTTCGCCGGATGCGCCGACCGGGAACGAGCGGACAGTTCCTTGAACTGGTCAAAAAACTTCGGCGCGCGCTTGGCGACGGTCTGCACGTTTCGACCGACGTGATGGTCGCCTTTCCCGGCGAGACTGACGAGGCGTTTGCCCGGACGCTAGAAGTCCTGCAGGAGGCTCGGATTGGACGGATACACGGCTTCATCTTTTCGATCAGGCCCGGAACGCCGGCGGCTCGGTTCCCCGATCAGGTTGACCGCCAAACCGGGAAGCGGCGGCTGGAAGAACTTGAGCGATTGGGCCGTCTTCTGCTGGACGAGCAGGCCGCGCGGTCGCTGGGGCGGAGCGTCGTCGTGTACGCCGAGCGGGGAGGAAAGGGCGCGCCGTCGGGGTACACGGGCGACTACATTGAAGTTCACCTGCCCGCTTCGTACGAAAGGGACAAGTGGTGCACGGTTCAGCCGATTTGGAAGGAAGACGGCGTTTTGTATCTTGAGCGCCCAAACGAGACGAACCGGCCCGAAGCGGACGGACCCAAAAATTAG
- a CDS encoding 50S ribosomal protein L11 methyltransferase produces MVNVVNGESFWWYITLQAPKGHEEVLASLAEASGCLGSEDTSRGENAQLQIYYRSSKDLGAWLERLSGLMDCWPEVSIRDMGRIENRPWHTEWMDAFPPLNVGNRLTVMAPWHSEGFSPSSGRIPLYIYPGSSFGTGYHESTQSVLSLLERAIRPGDVAADIGCGSAILSIAAVKLGASKVYARDLDPSVVDEALHNSRDLNDIPPEKIAVEVGDLLKGFDRKVDLLMANILFEPLCEMLPDVSKVLREGGRAIFSGMLIAEGEEFKKLFPSAGLKLVDEIHCGDWCGLWAEASS; encoded by the coding sequence ATGGTCAACGTGGTGAACGGTGAATCGTTCTGGTGGTACATTACGCTTCAGGCCCCTAAGGGACACGAGGAGGTTCTCGCGTCGCTGGCCGAGGCGTCAGGTTGTTTGGGAAGCGAGGACACCAGCCGGGGAGAAAACGCCCAGCTGCAGATCTATTATCGAAGCTCGAAAGACCTCGGCGCTTGGCTCGAGAGGCTTTCGGGATTGATGGACTGCTGGCCTGAGGTGTCAATTCGGGATATGGGGCGAATCGAGAACAGACCGTGGCATACCGAGTGGATGGACGCGTTTCCGCCGCTCAACGTGGGAAACCGGCTCACCGTCATGGCGCCGTGGCACAGCGAGGGCTTTTCGCCGTCCAGCGGCCGGATCCCGCTGTACATTTACCCCGGTTCGTCGTTTGGCACAGGGTATCACGAGAGCACTCAGTCCGTCCTGTCGCTCTTAGAGCGGGCAATTCGGCCCGGCGACGTGGCAGCTGACATCGGCTGCGGTTCGGCTATTCTCTCCATCGCCGCGGTCAAGCTGGGGGCCTCCAAGGTCTACGCCAGAGACTTGGACCCGTCAGTGGTGGACGAAGCGCTTCACAACTCGCGGGACTTGAACGACATCCCCCCCGAAAAGATCGCCGTCGAGGTGGGCGACCTGCTCAAGGGGTTTGACCGAAAAGTCGATCTCCTGATGGCGAATATCCTTTTCGAGCCTCTTTGTGAAATGCTGCCGGACGTCTCGAAGGTCCTTCGAGAGGGCGGGCGGGCGATCTTCTCCGGCATGCTCATCGCCGAAGGGGAAGAGTTCAAAAAGCTTTTCCCGTCAGCCGGTCTGAAACTGGTGGACGAAATTCACTGCGGAGACTGGTGTGGACTGTGGGCGGAGGCCTCTTCGTGA